Proteins encoded in a region of the Vicia villosa cultivar HV-30 ecotype Madison, WI linkage group LG5, Vvil1.0, whole genome shotgun sequence genome:
- the LOC131602221 gene encoding peptidyl-prolyl cis-trans isomerase 1 has translation MANPKVFFDMTVGGQPAGRIIFELYADVTPRTAENFRALCTGEKGVGRSGKPLHFKGSSFHRVIPNFMCQGGDFTAGNGTGGESIYGSKFADENFIKKHTGPGILSMANAGPGTNGSQFFICTAKTEWLDGKHVVFGQVVEGMNVVKDIEKVGSGSGKTSKPVVIANSGQL, from the coding sequence aTGGCAAACCCTAAGGTCTTCTTCGACATGACCGTCGGCGGCCAACCCGCTGGACGCATCATCTTCGAGCTTTACGCCGATGTGACTCCCAGAACCGCCGAGAATTTCCGTGCTCTCTGCACCGGCGAGAAAGGAGTCGGTCGCAGCGGCAAGCCACTCCACTTCAAGGGATCCTCCTTCCACCGTGTGATCCCCAACTTCATGTGTCAGGGAGGTGACTTCACCGCCGGAAACGGCACCGGAGGAGAATCGATCTACGGTTCCAAGTTCGCTGACGAGAACTTCATCAAGAAGCACACCGGTCCAGGAATCTTATCCATGGCGAACGCTGGTCCTGGAACCAACGGATCTCAGTTCTTCATCTGCACTGCCAAGACCGAGTGGCTCGACGGGAAGCACGTCGTGTTCGGTCAGGTTGTTGAGGGAATGAACGTTGTGAAGGATATCGAGAAGGTTGGATCTGGCTCCGGCAAGACCTCGAAGCCTGTTGTGATCGCCAATTCTGGACAACTGTAG